One Archocentrus centrarchus isolate MPI-CPG fArcCen1 chromosome 14, fArcCen1, whole genome shotgun sequence DNA window includes the following coding sequences:
- the LOC115791598 gene encoding stromal interaction molecule 1-like isoform X1 — translation MEGACVWLMCVCVLSMCVQAHNGLDRSSDHTHLEQHHHHVVSNGIAASGLCAIDEQLCEDENALLSFEAICSIHKLMDDDADGTVDVTETDEFLREDLNYQDSKAKHSSFHRADAHISVEDMWNTWKSSEVYNWTVQQVVDWLTNSVELSQYAETFVKLQLDGRALPRLAVKNVTLTVSLLKISDRSHAQKLQLKALDIVLFGPPPAQQSHWKDLVLGLSILMALGGCWFAYAQTRKSRADLGKLMKDLEGLQRAEQSMLDMQSKLLQAQEEQRCVQVEKVKVEEELRNEINSAKEEALRLRELREGAGNEKSRQKYADEELEQVRKALKKAEKELELRARWAPPEALQKWLQLTHEIEVQYYNIKKQSAERQLLQAREGAEKIKKKRSSLFGTFHVAHSSSLDDVDHKILSAKQALGEVTGALREKLHRWQQIESLTGFCLVTNPGLGALATALNLDPSFLGLRPPTPQHLLLSDDLDDMDEDILSPGTLQYAAWQMDRRVSDLWPLSGITDTQSPWKQSAQSLMPLRQRMGDPRLNMFGSQSDITNRSDSDSALPLSQGDFRGQHSSKSYVLSSRVHPLQDLGSRLSVGGGGLEKSSSLGELRGSSAAVLSSACSTRSLCITSDATDGTPTFSSSASSSSSGSARGVGLQGPTRKGTMVQDVGEENESSGSRRRNAFNKIFKKKHGRH, via the exons GTCTGTGTGCGATAGACGAGCAGCTCTGCGAGGACGAGAACGCCCTGCTGAGCTTCGAGGCGATCTGCAGCATCCACAAACTGATGGACGACGACGCCGACGGCACGGTGGACGTGACCGAGACGGACGAG TTTCTCAGGGAGGATCTGAACTATCAGGACTCCaaagccaaacacagcagcttCCACCGAGCTGACGCGCACATCAGCGTGGAGGACATGTGGAACACCTGGAAAAGCTCTGAAG tctacaaCTGGACGGTGCAGCAGGTGGTGGACTGGCTGACTAACAGCGTCGAGCTTTCTCAGTACGCAGAAACCTTCGTGAAACTCCAGCTGGACGGCAGAGCCCTGCCCAG GTTGGCGGTGAAGAACGTCACCCTGACCGTGTCCCTGCTGAAGATTTCAGACAGAAGCCACGCTCAGAAGCTGCAGCTCAAAGCGCTCGACATCGTGCTGTTTGGACCGCCGccag cccAGCAGAGCCACTGGAAGGATCTGGTTCTGGGTCTGTCCATCCTGATGGCGCTGGGCGGCTGCTGGTTCGCTTATGCCCAGACCAGGAAGTCCAGAGCCGACCTGGGGAAGCTGATGAAGGACCTGGAGGGTCTGCAGAGGGCGGAGCAGAGCATGCTGGACATGCAGTCCAA acTGCTGCAGGCTCAGGAGGAGCAGCGCTGTGTCCAGGTGGAGAAGgtgaaggtggaggaggagctgaggaaCGAGATCAACTCGGCCAAGGAGGAAGCGCTGCGGCTCCGCGAGCTGAGAGAAGGAGCCGGGAACGAGAAGAGCCGGCAGAAATACGCAGatgaggagctggagcag GTCCGCAAGGCGCTGAAGAAGGCAGAGAAGGAGCTGGAGTTGCGGGCTCGCTGGGCACCACCAGAGGCGCTGCAGAAATGGCTGCAGCTGACGCACGAAATCGAAGTTCAGTACTACAACATCAAGAAACAGAGCGCCGAGcggcagctgctgcaggccaGAGAGGGG GCAGAGAAGATCAAGAAGAAGAGGAGTTCCCTGTTCGGCACGTTTCACGTGGCTCACAGTTCCTCGCTCGACGACGTTGACCACAAGATCCTCTCTGCCAA ACAGGCCCTGGGTGAGGTGACAGGGGCGCTGCGGGAGAAGCTGCACCGCTGGCAGCAGATTGAGTCTCTGACCGGTTTCTGTTTGGTCACCAATCCGGGTCTCGGCGCACTGGCTACCGCCCTCAACCTGGACCCGTCCTTCCTCGGGCTGCGACCTCCGACCCCTCAGCACCTGCTCCTCTCTGATGACCTCGATGACATGGATGAGGACATCCTGTCTCCCGGGACGCTGCAGT ACGCAGCCTGGCAGATGGACCGGCGAGTCAGCGACCTCTGGCCCCTGAGTGGCATCACAGACACCCAGTCACCATGGAAACAATCCG CTCAGAGTCTGATGCCCCTGCGACAGAGGATGGGAGACCCCAGGCTAAACATGTTCGGCTCTCAGAG tgACATCACAAACCGCTCAGACTCTGACTCCGCCCTCCCGCTGTCTCAGGGTGACTTCCGAGGTCAGCACAGCTCTAAGTCCTACGTCCTGTCATCCAGGGTCCACCCTCTGCAGGACCTGGGCTCCAGGCTGAGCGTGGGAGGAGGAGGTCTGGAGAAGAGCTCCAGCCTCGGGGAGCTGAGGGGCAGCTCTGCTGCCGTCCTCTCCTCTGCCTGCTCCACCCGCTCCCTCTGCATCACGTCAGATGCTACAGATGGAACCCCTACCTTCTCATCTTCTGCATCTTCCAGCTCATCAGGCAGCGCCCGGGGGGTGGGGCTCCAGGGCCCGACCAGAAAGGGCACCATGGTGCAAGACGTCGGCGAGGAAAACGAGTCGTCTGGCAGCCGCAGGAGAAACGCCTTTAACAAGATCTTCAAGAAGAAACATGGACGCCACTGA
- the LOC115791598 gene encoding stromal interaction molecule 1-like isoform X2 → MEGACVWLMCVCVLSMCVQAHNGLDRSSDHTHLEQHHHHVVSNGIAASGLCAIDEQLCEDENALLSFEAICSIHKLMDDDADGTVDVTETDEFLREDLNYQDSKAKHSSFHRADAHISVEDMWNTWKSSEVYNWTVQQVVDWLTNSVELSQYAETFVKLQLDGRALPRLAVKNVTLTVSLLKISDRSHAQKLQLKALDIVLFGPPPAQQSHWKDLVLGLSILMALGGCWFAYAQTRKSRADLGKLMKDLEGLQRAEQSMLDMQSKLLQAQEEQRCVQVEKVKVEEELRNEINSAKEEALRLRELREGAGNEKSRQKYADEELEQVRKALKKAEKELELRARWAPPEALQKWLQLTHEIEVQYYNIKKQSAERQLLQAREGAEKIKKKRSSLFGTFHVAHSSSLDDVDHKILSAKQALGEVTGALREKLHRWQQIESLTGFCLVTNPGLGALATALNLDPSFLGLRPPTPQHLLLSDDLDDMDEDILSPGTLQSQSLMPLRQRMGDPRLNMFGSQSDITNRSDSDSALPLSQGDFRGQHSSKSYVLSSRVHPLQDLGSRLSVGGGGLEKSSSLGELRGSSAAVLSSACSTRSLCITSDATDGTPTFSSSASSSSSGSARGVGLQGPTRKGTMVQDVGEENESSGSRRRNAFNKIFKKKHGRH, encoded by the exons GTCTGTGTGCGATAGACGAGCAGCTCTGCGAGGACGAGAACGCCCTGCTGAGCTTCGAGGCGATCTGCAGCATCCACAAACTGATGGACGACGACGCCGACGGCACGGTGGACGTGACCGAGACGGACGAG TTTCTCAGGGAGGATCTGAACTATCAGGACTCCaaagccaaacacagcagcttCCACCGAGCTGACGCGCACATCAGCGTGGAGGACATGTGGAACACCTGGAAAAGCTCTGAAG tctacaaCTGGACGGTGCAGCAGGTGGTGGACTGGCTGACTAACAGCGTCGAGCTTTCTCAGTACGCAGAAACCTTCGTGAAACTCCAGCTGGACGGCAGAGCCCTGCCCAG GTTGGCGGTGAAGAACGTCACCCTGACCGTGTCCCTGCTGAAGATTTCAGACAGAAGCCACGCTCAGAAGCTGCAGCTCAAAGCGCTCGACATCGTGCTGTTTGGACCGCCGccag cccAGCAGAGCCACTGGAAGGATCTGGTTCTGGGTCTGTCCATCCTGATGGCGCTGGGCGGCTGCTGGTTCGCTTATGCCCAGACCAGGAAGTCCAGAGCCGACCTGGGGAAGCTGATGAAGGACCTGGAGGGTCTGCAGAGGGCGGAGCAGAGCATGCTGGACATGCAGTCCAA acTGCTGCAGGCTCAGGAGGAGCAGCGCTGTGTCCAGGTGGAGAAGgtgaaggtggaggaggagctgaggaaCGAGATCAACTCGGCCAAGGAGGAAGCGCTGCGGCTCCGCGAGCTGAGAGAAGGAGCCGGGAACGAGAAGAGCCGGCAGAAATACGCAGatgaggagctggagcag GTCCGCAAGGCGCTGAAGAAGGCAGAGAAGGAGCTGGAGTTGCGGGCTCGCTGGGCACCACCAGAGGCGCTGCAGAAATGGCTGCAGCTGACGCACGAAATCGAAGTTCAGTACTACAACATCAAGAAACAGAGCGCCGAGcggcagctgctgcaggccaGAGAGGGG GCAGAGAAGATCAAGAAGAAGAGGAGTTCCCTGTTCGGCACGTTTCACGTGGCTCACAGTTCCTCGCTCGACGACGTTGACCACAAGATCCTCTCTGCCAA ACAGGCCCTGGGTGAGGTGACAGGGGCGCTGCGGGAGAAGCTGCACCGCTGGCAGCAGATTGAGTCTCTGACCGGTTTCTGTTTGGTCACCAATCCGGGTCTCGGCGCACTGGCTACCGCCCTCAACCTGGACCCGTCCTTCCTCGGGCTGCGACCTCCGACCCCTCAGCACCTGCTCCTCTCTGATGACCTCGATGACATGGATGAGGACATCCTGTCTCCCGGGACGCTGCAGT CTCAGAGTCTGATGCCCCTGCGACAGAGGATGGGAGACCCCAGGCTAAACATGTTCGGCTCTCAGAG tgACATCACAAACCGCTCAGACTCTGACTCCGCCCTCCCGCTGTCTCAGGGTGACTTCCGAGGTCAGCACAGCTCTAAGTCCTACGTCCTGTCATCCAGGGTCCACCCTCTGCAGGACCTGGGCTCCAGGCTGAGCGTGGGAGGAGGAGGTCTGGAGAAGAGCTCCAGCCTCGGGGAGCTGAGGGGCAGCTCTGCTGCCGTCCTCTCCTCTGCCTGCTCCACCCGCTCCCTCTGCATCACGTCAGATGCTACAGATGGAACCCCTACCTTCTCATCTTCTGCATCTTCCAGCTCATCAGGCAGCGCCCGGGGGGTGGGGCTCCAGGGCCCGACCAGAAAGGGCACCATGGTGCAAGACGTCGGCGAGGAAAACGAGTCGTCTGGCAGCCGCAGGAGAAACGCCTTTAACAAGATCTTCAAGAAGAAACATGGACGCCACTGA